A single Ascochyta rabiei chromosome 4, complete sequence DNA region contains:
- a CDS encoding Prolyl oligopeptidase, whose product MAMRSTLLAAGLLLGSAQALTTEGVLAAPRRSTGSLSPKGDRALFSSTSYNWTTAKATTGWYFLDVESGKTNKAPFGSEVSEVVWIGETEDSILYLNSSNEEVPGGVTLYTADLSGEFNPSLVASLNAPFSGLKAAKSADGSIHFVANTLAYWGNGSAYNPELATTPKSAGQLYDANFVRHWNYYITEQRYAVFSGSLTKGNGSYSFDGEIKNLLKGVNSTVTHPESPVQGSSSDPGDYEISPDGSKVAFRSKSPDLPKANYTASYIYVVPHDGSEVAVAINGPGTTAPETAQGASGYPVWSHDSKKLAYGQQDGIDYESDRFKLYVADIDGLNSKVHAVAEDWDSSPSGLKWSPDDADLWVVSELHAANRLWLVPHDAPADFKPVNFTGPDTVLSDFDIHPDGSAFVSAAASWTSRIFYKQYPKEDKKVIFTANEVDPELAGLLPNSTSNFWVENEDGDQVQSFVFYPTDFNPEEKYPLMFIIHGGPQSTQGDNWSVRWNLRLWADQGFVVVVTQFTGSPSYSQAFTDKIQANWGGSPYNDLVTVFNHIKANISYIDTDRAIAGGASFGCYMTNWIQGHALGREFKALVCHDGKVNQVASYSTDELWFIQRDNNGTIWNDRANYEKWDPIVYSANFSTPEFIIHNDLDYRVLISEGLQTFNILQSLGVPSRFLHFPDEGHWVTKRDNSLLWHKSIFNWIRYYAGLDEELIQEGVIHQ is encoded by the exons ATGGCAATGCGTTCAACACTCCTGGCCGCCGGCCTGCTCCTCGGCTCGGCTCAAGCTTTGACTACCGA GGGTGTACTTGCTGCGCCTCGCAGAAGCACTGGAAGCCTGAGCCCCAAGGGT GATCGGGCACTCTTCTCATCGACCAGCTACAACTGGACCACTGCAAAGGCTACGACAGGATGGTACTTTCTTGATGTCGAAAGTGGCAAGACGAACAAGGCACCTTTCGGTAGCGAGGTTTCCGAGGTCGTCTGGATCGGCGAGACAGAAGACAGCATCTTGTACTTGAACTCAAGTAATGAGGAGGTCCCTGGGGGTGTCACACTTTACACCGCTGATCTGAGCGGCGAGTTCAACCC TTCACTGGTGGCGTCTTTGAATGCGCCGTTTTCGGGTCTCAAGGCTGCAAAATCTGCTGATGGCTCTATCCACTTTGTTGCAAACACTCTGGCTTACTGGGGCAACGGCTCTGCCTACAACCCTGAGCTCGCCACGACTCCCAAATCGGCGGGTCAGCTGTACGATGCCAACTTTGTCCGCCACTGGAATTACTACATCACCGAGCAGCGGTATGCTGTCTTCAGTGGCAGCCTTACCAAAGGCAACGGCAGCTACTCCTTTGATGGAGAGATCAAGAACCTCCTAAAGGGTGTCAACTCAACCGTCACCCACCCAGAGAGCCCAGTTCAGGGATCGTCAAGCGACCCAGGTGACTACGAGATCTCGCCCGACGGCAGCAAGGTGGCCTTCCGCAGCAAGTCTCCCGACCTGCCCAAGGCCAACTACACCGCCAGCTACATCTATGTCGTGCCCCATGATGGATCTGAGGTGGCCGTAGCTATCAACGGACCTGGTACAACTGCTCCGGAGACCGCCCAGGGTGCTTCTGGCTACCCCGTGTGGTCGCATGACAGTAAGAAGCTGGCTTACGGCCAGCAAGACGGTATCGATTACGAGTCGGACCGCTTCAAGCTCTACGTTGCAGACATCGACGGCTTGAACTCCAAAGTCCATGCGGTTGCTGAGGACTGGGACTCGTCTCCTTCAGGCCTAAAGTGGAGCCCTGATGATGCGGATCTTTGGGTTGTCTCCGAGCTTCATGCCGCAAACCGTCTCTGGCTCGTACCTCACGATGCTCCAGCTGACTTCAAGCCTGTAAACTTTACCGGACCTGACACCGTGCTCTCCGACTTCGATATCCACCCAGATGGCTCTGCTTTTGTTTCAGCGGCTGCCTCCTGGACCAGCCGTATCTTCTACAAGCAGTATCCCAAGGAAGACAAGAAGGTCATCTTCACAGCCAATGAAGTTGACCCGGAACTCGCCGGGCTCCTGCCAAACTCCACCTCCAACTTCTGGGTCGAGAACGAAGATGGCGACCAAGTCCAGTCTTTCGTTTTCTATCCCACCGACTTCAACCCTGAAGAGAAGTATCCCCTGATGTTCATCATTCACGGTGGTCCACAATCCACCCAGGGCGATAACTGGAGCGTACGCTGGAACCTGCGTCTCTGGGCTGATCAAGGCTTTGTGGTTGTCGTAACGCAATTCACTGGCTCCCCATCGTACAGTCAGGCTTTCACAGACAAGATCCAAGCCAACTGGGGCGGCTCACCCTACAACGACCTGGTCACCGTCTTCAACCACATCAAAGCCAACATCAGTTACATTGACACCGATCGCGCAATCGCTGGCGGCGCATCTTTTGGCTGCTACATGACAAACTGGATCCAGGGACATGCTCTGGGCCGCGAGTTCAAGGCGCTCGTCTGCCACGATGGAAAGGTGAACCAGGTTGCCAGCTACTCCACCGACGAGCTGTGGTTTATCCAGCGCGACAACAACGGTACTATCTGGAACGACCGCGCAAACTACGAGAAGTGGGATCCTATCGTTTACTCGGCGAACTTCAGCACCCCGGAGTTCATCATCCACAACGATCTCGACTACCGTGTGCTTATTTCCGAGGGCCTGCAAACCTTCAACATCCTTCAAAGCCTCGGAGTGCCGAGCCGCTTCCTGCATTTCCCTGACGAGGGCCACTGGGTCACGAAGAGAGACAACAGTCTGCTGTGGCACAAATCCATCTTCAACTGGATTAGATACTATGCTGGTCTGGATGAGGAGCTGATCCAGGAGGGCGTCATTCACCAGTAG
- a CDS encoding Phenylalanine--tRNA ligase, with the protein MTGTRGPVPVPLETQGRNLTQDVLDLLDTKETLASNEDFPAIPQRDIKAALDRLASRSMVEYKTLDKEQVVLTPESEGIVANGSHEFNVWKAVKEAGKIAIKELPNIVGKESASVGQGNAFKNKWIKKDGTDLVLVATEEPKDTTQELLKSIQESQTVSDAKQLNELKKKKLVTVTKVITYTVTKGPKYAKEMPVEHTDLTAELLTTGAWETANFKPYNFAALGAQQDAGALHPLMKVRQEFRNIFFSQGFVEMPTAHFVDSGFWNFDALFVPQQHPARDMQDTFFVSDPPTADKPRADPDSEAQMDQMEASSQRLFSTGDTRNKKPRDFEKYWNDVKKVHEEGAFGSIGYRYKFKDEETLRLVLRTHTTAVSTWALHRLAEDPRPARYFSIDRVFRNETVDATHLAEFHQIEGVIADFGLTLGGLQRFLGDFFANMGLENLRFKPAYNPYTEPSMEIFGYHKGLKRWIEIGNSGMFRPEMLEPMGLPKDMRVYGFGLSLERPTMMKYGVSNIRELLGHKVDLSWIKEQPAVRFDKE; encoded by the exons ATGACAGGAACACGGGGCCCCGTGCCCGTACCGCTCGAGACTCAAGGTCGCAACCTCACCCAAGACGTCCTCGATCTCCTCGACACAAAGGAGACGCTCGCGAGCAATGAAGACTTCCCCGCCATACCGCAGCGCGACATCAAGGCAGCCCTCGACAGGCTCGCCAGCCGGTCCATGGTCGAATACAAGACGCTGGACAAAGAGCAGGTCGTCCTCACCCCGGAATCAGAAGGAATCGTCGCCAACGGGAGTCACGAGTTCAACGTCTGGAAGGCAGTGAAGGAGGCCGGCAAGATTGCGATCAAGGAATTGCCT AACATCGTTGGCAAGGAGTCTGCCAGCGTAGGGCAGGGCAATGCTTTCAAGAACAAGTGGATCAAGAAGGACGGCACCGACCTCGTTCTCGTGGCCACAGAAGAGCCAAAGGACACTACGCAGGAACTCCTCAAGAGCATCCAAGAATCGCAGACGGTGTCAGACGCCAAGCAGCTCAACGagctgaagaagaagaagctcgtCACCGTCACCAAGGTCATCACATACACAGTCACAAAGGGTCCAAAGTACGCAAAGGAGATGCCCGTCGAGCACACAGACTTGACCGCAGAACTGCTCACCACCGGCGCTTGGGAGACAGCAAACTTCAAGCCCTACAACTTCGCTGCGCTGGGCGCTCAACAGGACGCTGGCGCCTTACATCCCTTGATGAAGGTCAGGCAGGAATTCAGGAACATCTTCTTCTCGCAAGGCTTCGTCGAGATGCCTACTGCACA CTTTGTCGACTCTGGCTTCTGGAACTTCGATGCCCTCTTCGTACCGCAACAACACCCCGCCCGTGACATGCAGGACACCTTCTTCGTTTCCGATCCACCCACAGCCGACAAGCCGCGCGCAGACCCCGACAGCGAAGCACAGATGGACCAGATGGAGGCCAGCTCGCAACGTCTCTTCTCAACGGGCGACACGCGAAACAAGAAGCCCAGGGATTTCGAGAAGTACTGGAACGATGTCAAGAAAGTCCACGAGGAGGGTGCTTTCGGTTCGATAGGCT ACCGCTACAAGTTCAAGGACGAGGAGACACTGCGTCTGGTCCTCCGCACACACACAACTGCCGTATCGACATGGGCACTCCACCGATTAGCGGAAGACCCCCGACCTGCACGCTACTTCTCCATCGACCGTGTCTTCCGTAACGAGACCGTTGACGCCACGCATTTGGCCGAGTTCCACCAGATCGAGGGTGTCATCGCAGATTTCGGCCTCACGCTGGGCG GCCTCCAGCGCTTCCTCGGTGACTTTTTCGCCAACATGGGTCTCGAGAACCTGCGCTTCAAGCCTGCCTACAACCCCTACACAGAG CCGAGTATGGAAATCTTCGGCTACCACAAGGGCCTGAAGCGATGGATTGAGATTGGAAACTCTGGCATGTTCAGACCTGAGATGCTGGAACCGATGGGTCTGCCCAAGGACATGCGCGTCTACGGCTTCGGTCTGTCTCTTGAGCGCCCCACGATGATGAAATACGGCGTCTCCAACATTCGCGAGCTGCTCGGGCACAAGGTAGATCTGAGCTGGATCAAGGAGCAACCAGCTGTTCGTTTCGATAAGGAGTAG
- a CDS encoding Translation factor pelota, which translates to MQLLKSQIDQKTGSGFVTLLPEEPEDMWHAYNLIQEHDRIRAKAVRRVSKTSDAGSVSSQRIALDLTIAVTSTDFDIGSGQLHVSGKVASENEHVKMGQHHTLDLELNRKFTLEKADGWDSVALEMLKEASETERRAELWAVVLGEGTANICIITEHQTILRQRIEVGVPRKRKGGVDGHTKGMDKFFATTLSTLLRQIDLPAATATQGKTLPLLLASPGFVANAFLAYIRTEATRTTNKPLMALMPSIVVAHSSSAHIHSLNEILSSPAITTKLSDTKYARETALMDKFLTLMRLDDGRAWYGPREVERAVDKGAVGRGGGVLMISNSLFRAQNVKQRRRWVTLVDRVRDVEGGEVRVLSSLHESGKRLEGLGGVAAILTYPLEDLDEEGDDVEHGGEGEGEMVI; encoded by the exons ATGCAGTTGCTCAAGTCGCAGATCGACCAGAAGACGGGGTCTGGCTTCGTGACGCTGTTGCCAGAAGAGCCAGAGGACATG TGGCACGCATACAACCTCATCCAGGAACATGACCGCATCCGCGCAAAGGCAGTACGCCGCGTGTCGAAGACGTCAGACGCAGGCTCCGTGTCCTCGCAGCGCATAGCCCTCGACCTCACCATCGCCGTCACGTCCACCGACTTCGACATCGGCTCTGGGCAGCTGCACGTCTCCGGGAAAGTTGCATCGGAGAACGAGCATGTCAAGATGGGGCAGCACCACACGCTCGATCTCGAGCTCAACCGCAAATTCACGCTGGAAAAGGCCGATGGGTGGGACAGCGTGGCTCTGGAGATGCTGAAGGAGGCGTCCGAGACTGAGCGCCGCGCAGAACTCTGGGCTGTCGTCCTCGGCGAGGGCACCGCCAATATTTGCATCATCACCGAGCACCAGACCATCCTGCGCCAACGCATCGAGGTCGGAGTGCCGCGAAAGCGCAAAGGCGGCGTCGACGGCCACACAAAGGGCATGGACAAGTTCTTTGCCACGACTCTCTCCACACTGCTGCGACAAATCGACCTCCCCGCTGCCACAGCTACACAGGGCAAGACATTACCCTTGCTGCTCGCGAGCCCAGGCTTCGTCGCCAACGCGTTCCTCGCCTACATCAGGACCGAAGCAACACGCACAACCAACAAACCACTCATGGCGCTCATGCCCTCGATCGTCGTCGCACACAGCTCCTCCGCACACATCCACAGCCTCAACGAGATCCTCTCGTCCCCCGCCATAACGACAAAGCTCTCCGACACAAAGTACGCCCGCGAAACCGCTCTCATGGACAAGTTCCTCACACTCATGCGCCTCGACGACGGCCGCGCATGGTACGGCCCCCGCGAGGTCGAACGCGCCGTAGACAAGGGTGCAGTGGGGCGAGGCGGCGGCGTCCTGATGATCAGCAACAGCCTATTCCGGGCGCAGAACGTGaagcagcggcggcggtgggtgACGCTGGTAGACCGCGTGCGGGACGTCGAGGGCGGCGAGGTGCGGGTGCTGAGCTCCCTGCACGAGAGCGGGAAGCGACTCGAGGGCCTGGGTGGCGTGGCGGCGATTCTGACCTACCCGCTCGAAGACCTGGACGAGGAGGGCGACGACGTCGAGCACGGCGGCGAGGGAGAGGGCGAGATGGTCATTTAG